The Acropora muricata isolate sample 2 chromosome 5, ASM3666990v1, whole genome shotgun sequence genome includes a window with the following:
- the LOC136917093 gene encoding mothers against decapentaplegic homolog 5-like: MTTMASLFSFTPPAVKRLLGWKQGDEEEKWAEKAIESLVKKLKKKKGALEELENALSKPGQPSKCVTITRSLDGRLQVSHRKGLPHVIYCRVWRWPDLQSHHELKPLDCCEYAFGLKQKEVCINPYHYRRVESPVLPPVLVPRQSEYPRPPPHLPLPFRSAEDPPMPYNASYPFSNRPNQLEHSPATSFEMPETPAGYISEDGGSPRPVDPNAMDVDTVNSPPAVTPQTELSHVTPINYQEPSTWCSVSYYELNNRVGQQFQAHSTSIFVDGFTDPNTENSERFCLGLLSNVNRNSTIESTRRHIGKGVHLYYVGGEVYAECLSDSAIFVQSRNCNHSHGFHPTTVCKIPSGCTLKIFNNQEFAQLLSQSVNYGYEAVYELTKMCSIRLSFVKGWGAEYHRQDVTSTPCWIEIHLHGPLHWLDKVLSQMGSPRNPISSVS; this comes from the exons ATGACGACTATGGCTTCGTTGTTCTCGTTTACTCCGCCTGCGGTGAAGAGACTTCTCGGCTGGAAGCAAGGAGACGAAGAAGAAAAGTGGGCGGAAAAAGCTATTGAGTCCTTAGTGAAGAAactcaaaaagaaaaagggtGCACTGGAAGAGCTGGAAAACGCACTTTCAAAACCGGGTCAGCCGTCGAAATGTGTCACTATTACACGTAGTTTAGACGGCCGTCTGCAGGTCTCGCACAGAAAAGGTTTGCCTCATGTGATTTACTGCCGAGTATGGCGATGGCCCGATCTTCAAAGCCACCACGAGTTAAAGCCATTGGATTGTTGTGAATATGCGTTTGGattgaaacaaaaagaagtttGCATTAACCCTTACCACTACAGGCGTGTGGAAAGTCCGG TTTTACCCCCGGTCCTTGTGCCAAGACAAAGTGAATACCCAAGACCTCCACCGCATCTACCTTTGCCATTCAGGAGCGCTGAAGATCCACCAATGCCTTATAATGCCTCATATCCTTTCTCAAATCGTCCAAATCAGCTGGAACACAGCCCAGCAACCAGTTTTGAAATGCCAG agACACCTGCAGGGTATATATCTGAGGATGGAGGGTCTCCACGACCAGTGGACCCAAATGCAATGGATGTAGATACTGTTAATTCTCCCCCTGCAGTAACACCACAGACTG aGTTATCTCACGTCACTCCAATCAACTACCAGGAACCATCCACATGGTGTTCTGTTTCTTATTATGAGCTTAACAATCGCGTTGGACAACAGTTCCAAGCCCACAGCACAAGCATTTTTGTTGATGGCTTCACAGACCCTAACACTGAGAACTCTGAAAGATTCTGCTTGGGTTTGCTATCCAATGTTAACCGTAACTCAACCATTGAGAGCACAAGAAGGCACATTGGAAAAGGTGTACACTTGTATTACGTTGGAGGCGAAGTTTACGCTGAATGCCTTAGTGACTCAGCCATCTTTGTTCAGAGTCGAAATTGCAACCACAGTCATGGTTTCCACCCAACAACAGTCTGTAAGATTCCCTCAGGATGCACGCTTAAAATTTTCAACAATCAAGAATTTGCACAGCTGCTTTCACAATCTGTTAATTATGGTTATGAAGCTGTGTACGAGTTAACAAAGATGTGTTCAATCCGTCTGAGTTTTGTCAAAGGCTGGGGTGCGGAGTATCATCGTCAAGACGTGACAAGTACACCATGCTGGATTGAAATTCATCTTCATGGTCCTCTACACTGGCTTGACAAGGTGTTAAGTCAAATGGGTTCCCCAAGAAATCCAATATCTTCTGTCTCTTAA